CATAGATTTCAGTGAGTAATCCTGAAGATGAGTCAGGGCTAACGCTCAATACAGTTAGCACTGTGTGCTGTCCTGTTAGCAACATGGAATTAGAGAAGAGCATGCCCCAATGTTTGAAGAAGCtagaatattttctatattttctgCATGTCAGAAGACAGATGTTTTTGCTCttttacaggaagaaaagctCTAAGATGACACATCTGGTATAAAAACATTTGGCCTAGaatcaacttaaaaaaatattatgccACTGACCTCTGTTtggttccttttttgtttgttttttctttgtggtAGCTATTTTTTCTTCGGGATCTGGTTCTTAACatgctttctccatttcttcagctgaaaattTATAAATTTCCACATCATCCAGGCCTGAGTTAGACAAACAGCACCCAAGCAGCCAATCCTAATAAGATTTGAGATTTTGCAGATGGTTAGATAAAAGTTGCAGTTAACCATTAATAGACTGCAAATCtgtacctattttattttttcctgtaaaagtctactattgaaataattgaaattttCATACCATGGGAAACCAGAGGTATTAGAAGGCTTTACCCGAGACAAGGTATGTCATACAAGAAGTAAATGGAAATTGTATGTAAGTATATTGCTAGAAACAATTATGTTTATCCATGAGTTATAACCATAGCTTTCAATGGCTGATAGGAAATTATGTCATTGAGGCCCCTTCTGCCATCTATGGATGAGAAATCATGTAGATTCAAAGTCCCTACCACACACTTGATTACAGGCATTAAGTTATAAGGATGAACATTAAAGTTATAAGCTTATGCTGGAagagtaataaaatattaaaattaacaaGCAAGAATGAAAGATATACAAAAATATCTTAGGAAGGCACCAAGTAAATAATTAGTTTAAAAATTCTGGGTATTAATATCACCAAATGATATTATGTCTAGTatagacataagaaaaaaaaaatttagagagATGATTATCCCAGGCTTTTTCGGCAGTTAtcaacaattaattaaaaaaaaagtttcttttttctttctttttttctatctcaCATAAATTCATTTCTACTACTTTTGGGAAAAGAAGatagaaaaagagaacaaaatttcCCTTCCCTTAAATACTCAAGAGGAAAACATCACCCAGGGATATTCTTAGAAACACATTATCATCCCGGATTGTTTTcttaaaaggtattttgaaatgcCACATTATGCAAGCATGAATGTCTACTAGCCTTGTTATACCTCATAGGGAATACATCGAAGTTTCCGTCTGTTATGGGAAAATGCGGGTTCTCTATTCTTGCCAGCCCAAATCCAAATGTGAGTACAGATAAAGTTAGGGTCAAAAGATGCACCATTACAAAAAGTAAAGCCCAAATGgtaaatctgaaaacaaaataatgaaataattatgcTTTCTCCTTTTAGTCCATTTATTTTCAATAATGTCAAACATACAAAGAACTTTTCACTAAAATTCTCTCAGTAATGATAGGGAAATGTCCACAGAAGAGACCAATAATTACAGAAAAACTTAGTCATCTGCAAACACTCAGTCTGCCTCATTACACAATCTTTTGACTTGAAAGCACAATGAATTAAAGTGATGCATCTCAAGTTGGCATTCATGCTGTAAGCCATTTATAAGTAATGGTGATGCTATAAAGTCAGAAAGCTGATGCTAAAGGTATAATAATACATGCATTAAACAGTTGGAAGATCAAGACcatacatgtattttttaacaGCCAGATGTTTATAGCACAAGAAGAGAAGGTAATCTGATAGCTAATAAGTAACAAATGACATTTATTTCACTTCATAGCTAACAAAGAAAATGCCATCCCACAGATTTTCGGCATCTGGAAGTTTTTACTATAGGATGTGGAAAAAACTCctctgaaaagcagttttattaAACTGACAATAATTAATTTGGAAAATTGGTATTATTACTGCCATTACATAAATATTTCTATAGGAAAAAGACTTCATGTTGTATGACTGatgaatggattaaaaaaagacaCTACCAATGTGAAAAAAGTATCTTTCCAAaattccctttggaaaaaaaaaaatcagcttgttcAACTGATTTCAACGTACTTCAAATCTATCACAGTATAAGCAAGACTGTTTAAAAAGCAACTATCTTCACAGCCTCCACCAaaaaagatttttgagaaaagctacAGCGTCTGGATGCAGAACTGTAAGAAGGAACAATAAATTCTGAGCTAGGAAAATACCTAGTATTTAACATTatgtttttttctacagtttGCATTATAATGTCTacacataataaaaacaaaatgcccCAAATACTTCTGCAATTCATCAGTTATGAAAACCAATTTCCATTTCCAGTTATTCAAACTCTGGTAATATTCTATATGGGATAACTGATTTCCAGCCAAAGACAGACATACTTGCTTATGTGACCACTGGTCTTCAAAAGACTGGAAAATATGTTCTCCTAATCAGTATATTTAGCCTACATGCTTTTGGATGGCATATAGTGAAAAGCAGATGAGCTCATAGCCCCAAAAACTTCACAATGAAATATGACATACAAGTGAAAGATAAGCTAACGTTCTCCCAATTTCCCTATTTGCATCAGTAAACATTGATTTTTTGCAAAGAACATTCAGCATACCTATTTAAAATTCTAGCTTTAAGGAGCAACAGAAATGAATCTTGTGAAAAGACCAGGAAAAGGAGCAGCATTACACTGCCCCAAGGGAGGCTGCCTGTATATAAAGGATTGCATGAAAGAAAGCAAGGAGTTCATGATAATCTCTTCCAGCTGGGCAGTCacttagaaaaggaagaaagaataagaGACAGGAACATATAACTGGGACAAGGCTGCTTTATTCAAACTAGAACCTCCAAAAGTCTTCACATTCAAATGCTGAAACATATCCAATCCTTCCTAGCATGCCTCATGGTTAAATATCTCAGTTCCTCATCTCCTTCCATTCTCAAATGCGTTACTTTTATAGCCATTAATTCTCAGAATAGTTGAGAATCTTACTCAAGAGATGTATAATTGAAGACAACTGCACATTTTGAGACATTACCTTCTCTGCTGTAAAGTTACTTCCCTTTCTCACCTTACCAAAACGAGAGAGACCTGCAAGAACTTACAGGGAATGCTGCTTTTATTACTTCTTTGattaactgattttaaaaacaagtgtCCCTACATACAAACATTTATAAGCTTTTAAGAAAACAGGCAACTTACAGAACCAGAAGCCAATACACAGATATCTGAGATGGGACTTTAGGACAAGCTTCAGCAAAACCTTACAATGATCATGAAGTGGTGTATTTGCTTCCTTGACTCTATGTTATGACAATGATTTGCTTGTGAATTCAAAGCAGGTAATAGTAGACATTAAACAAGTGATGTTTCTACCTGAGTACTTTTAAATATGTGCAAATTCAGTTATATGCAATAAGTAAGCAAAGTTCTGAACTGTTATTAATACATGCAAGATTTACCCTTTTCGCTTGTTTTCACCACTGAAGTAGAAAAGACGTGAAGCATGAAAAATGAGTTCCACCAGGTAGTGAGGTACCATTAGAATTAGCCCCAAATGCTGCAAACTATAAAACAGAAAAGTtagaaattttaatgaaattatgaagaaaatagAACCATCTATTCAAAATGGACATGCAAATACTTACTTTAATATATAGGCACCAGAGATATGAACAATGTAAAGGCAAATATAACACAGCTGGCTCGGAATATCTTCCTAAAATCACAAAAATCATAATAAATTCTGTTACAGTTTAACCGTATCATCCAAAGAAAAATCATATTATTCATTAGGTTTGCTTATTTTTCACACTACTGTATAAATTTCTGGAAAGACTATCTGAATCAAAAACTACAAACCACATGGACTAAATTAGATAGGAAATGCAAGCAAGTAAAGTATATAAGTAGTGTATAAACAACTGAATATACACATATGAATATGTAGATATTTATATAgttaatataaacaaaaatattaataattggaAAGAACAGATATTTAGTTAAGTGTACTGACAACTTCTCTCCATACCTTCTGGATCTTTTGAAAGTAGAGCTCTGGCAGTGCATGAAGCCAGTAAGCTATCTGGCAAATATAGAAGAATTTTACCTGAAAGCTAAACAATAATTCCAATTAAGAAAACACAAGATGATGAGTTTTCAAGCTTTCAACATGAAATacaagattttatttaattatcttaAATTAATTCATTCTGACTCATTATAGTTTATGATTCCTAAATCACAGGAACTGCAAATACAGAACAACTCTGTGGTGACAGTTTTTTGAATTAGCATCTGTAATCTTCTTGATGGCAAGTTCTGAATCACCTTTTgagacagcaggagagaaaaaacactaaaaaaccTAACACACAGAAACAGTTTATCCTGTGAGCAGTGGAACTCCCTTCCTGAAAAATGCGTATTATCCCCCTTCCTTCTATCACActcaccagagaaaaaaaaaagggggggaggggccCAGACAGACAACACAATTTTATAAGTCAgcttgttttgggttggttttgggttcgttgctttttgttgtttgtttgttttgttttctttttaagatataAATCCTCTCTAATTTGAAAATTCAGTCTCCAACAAACATGTTTCTTTAGTGTGAAACAGATCAGGAGTCCTACTATATATTCCATCTTGCAAACACTTTAACTCAGCTACCATGGTTAAGTTAAAGAAAGGTAAGACGTTTATCTCTTGGATAGATGTCCAATTAATCAAAAACTACCTTTGCATAAAACAGCTGGCagttttcaaacagaagaaagtattttcatCTAGTCGTCATTCTTATAAAGTACCAATGTCACCACCTTACTAGTGGTTCCCTAAAATTTGTGTGATTAGAAGTACCAgattttttcaaattgaaaatagAACACTTAGAGCATATGAGAATGGGGATAATCTTTCCAACTGATGTCAGGTTCATAATGAattcttcccaaagaaaaaggCCATTGATTTAATTCTTAACTGATTCTTAATACTTTAAGtctattttttgaaataaaaacagcaaataGAGTGACTGACTTACTGCATTCAAAATACTTGCTCCccatataaaatgaaaacaagtagaaaaatgcCAGCTTTCCCGATTCATTGaatttgctgtgctttgtttttgaCAAATGCAGACATCTATTAATTTTCTAGAAGCAAAAAGCAGATCAATAAATGTAATTTCTAAGACAAGAAAGTTATCTGGGAGTTAGTGTTCactcttgaatattttttttctattttttttttcttaccaaatcTCCCATTCCTCAATCAAAATATATAGCTACGACCATTTAAGACCCTGATCAGCACTTTGTATGACAATTAGCTTTAATAAGACTTGCCACTATGATAAAGTTCACATGGAAAATATTTAGATAATGTCTTCATACAAATTCCCCACCCCTCCCATAATCACAGTCATATTACTAAATTTTTCAAATCTCTTTGCACACTTAAAAACCATTTGAGCTTCTGTGGCTCAGATGACCTATTTGAGAAGACAGTTTAAGACCATTCAATAATAGATGGTCTTCACAATGGCTTTAACAAATTCATTTTACTTTGCAACTGAGTTGGTGCAAAAAGAGCACATAATGAAGTCTGAGCTCCCTTTTTGATCTTCTGAATATATCTTATGAATCTAATGCAGCAAATCTCATTCACagatattttgaaatacagaaaaatgtaagtTATATTGATTGAAAGAAAGATCCAGTGGTTTATACCACTACTAAATTGAGGAATTATCATTATAAAGatatcatagaataatttaggttggaaaagacccttaagatcatccagtccaactgttaacctaatactaccaagtccaccaccaaaccaaggtctatttgcatttttgtcaaagaaaaaaaggatcgATCATAACAGGACTTCTAAATGCCAAACCATTCCTTGTACCATGGCTTACACTTACCTTGAAGAATAACTGTTAGCAAATGGTGGCTAAAAATAACACGTTTATAAAGTTAAATTATAGCCCAGTAAACTTACATTTAATATGTACTCCTGGATTACAGCATGCAGATTAATAGCTATGAGCATGTAGAAGAAGATTGTGGCAATGTCTTTTGGACCAGagtcataaaaatgaaattgctcGCTGTTGtcatctaaggaaaaaaaaaagtgtatttttacatTCTTATGAAGGAGTACTTTATGCAAATCAGAAAGGACAGCAGTGACCATTGTTCTTGAAAGTTATGTTAAATTGATACAGAATACTAGTTAtaagttttatgtttttaaaaattactttttatgcCTAATTGGAtagaactttactttgagggtactagagcactggaacaggctgcccagcgcgGGTGTGGAGCGTCCTTCTCtgtagatattcaaaacccgcctggatacgttcctgtccagcctgctttaggtgaacctgctttggcagggggcgtggactagatgatctccagagttccctcccaaccctgaccattctgtgaaaCGCAGTCAGAGTGCTACATTATTTGGAACGGTTGCAGTGCAGAGGTCTCAAGTTTGGAAGTCAAGATTAGAACAAAAGTCATAGATTTTGCTAATTTCTCTGGACCTTTGCTCCCCATTTGGAATAATTCTACCACAGTATCTATTTTTTCCAAGACATTGCGCAGATTAATTCCTGAAAAGAATTTAAACTTATCAatgctattaagaaaaattaagttattgAATAAAGAAATTCCACTAGCTGCTTACCACTATTGTATACAGTACAAGATATATGTATACCTGTACAAAAGGtacaaaggatttaaaaaaaggaaatattttttgggaaaaaaagaatcagtacCTTCTCCCTTTGCTATTTAAAAGCATGACTGAATCAACATCAGTTACTTGAGAAtaatgtgatatttttaaaatataaaccacAAATCCATTAATAATGATATAAGAA
The genomic region above belongs to Larus michahellis chromosome 12, bLarMic1.1, whole genome shotgun sequence and contains:
- the LOC141750283 gene encoding uncharacterized protein LOC141750283 isoform X2; the protein is MLTACEVMVMGAWGEVLLSLVQLPGRSCRHGALQEKQEPGGAEPRVRYSEPRGYRVLPGDVPPAGARVRAKYAIIFIAVQYNVTYTTDDNSEQFHFYDSGPKDIATIFFYMLIAINLHAVIQEYILNLSGKILLYLPDSLLASCTARALLSKDPEGRYSEPAVLYLPLHCSYLWCLYIKFAAFGANSNGTSLPGGTHFSCFTSFLLQW
- the LOC141750283 gene encoding uncharacterized protein LOC141750283 isoform X3, with the protein product MLTACEVMVMGAWGEVLLSLVQLPGRSCRHGALQEKQEPGGAEPRVRYSEPRGYRVLPGDVPPAGARVRDDNSEQFHFYDSGPKDIATIFFYMLIAINLHAVIQEYILNLSGKILLYLPDSLLASCTARALLSKDPEGRYSEPAVLYLPLHCSYLWCLYIKFAAFGANSNGTSLPGGTHFSCFTSFLLQW
- the LOC141750283 gene encoding uncharacterized protein LOC141750283 isoform X1, producing the protein MLTACEVMVMGAWGEVLLSLVQLPGRSCRHGALQEKQEPGGAEPRVRYSEPRGYRVLPGDVPPAGARVRGGVQLPISMRPFKKTITKYAIIFIAVQYNVTYTTDDNSEQFHFYDSGPKDIATIFFYMLIAINLHAVIQEYILNLSGKILLYLPDSLLASCTARALLSKDPEGRYSEPAVLYLPLHCSYLWCLYIKFAAFGANSNGTSLPGGTHFSCFTSFLLQW